The following proteins come from a genomic window of Natrinema saccharevitans:
- a CDS encoding ArsA family ATPase, with amino-acid sequence MTTFTFFGGKGGVGKTTVSSAYALECTDAGSETLLVSTDPAHSTADVFDQSFGDDPRPVDGYDGLSAMEIDPEREVQDHLSELRGQLDSQLSATMVNEVDIQLEMAHQTPGAYEAALFDRFVEVMRTADEYDRVVFDTSPTGSTLRLLALPDLLERWIDRLMDKRERSIDLFEKAAIGNNEPRRVMDGDPILARLRERKERFEFAGETLRENAAFYLVLNPDTLSIRETRRSVEQLAEADLPVRGLVVNRLTPEPDPDEDGRGATYLRQRVATERDRLERIEREFDVPVAATIESRVEEVRGSLLEDVAVELEIPVGDDDRLSAA; translated from the coding sequence ATGACGACGTTTACCTTCTTCGGCGGAAAAGGCGGCGTGGGAAAGACCACCGTCTCGAGCGCGTACGCACTGGAGTGTACCGACGCCGGCAGCGAGACGCTGCTCGTTTCGACGGACCCGGCACACAGCACCGCCGACGTCTTCGATCAGTCGTTCGGCGACGATCCTCGGCCGGTCGACGGATACGACGGCCTCTCGGCGATGGAAATCGACCCCGAGCGAGAGGTCCAGGACCACCTCTCGGAACTCAGGGGACAACTCGATTCGCAACTGAGCGCGACGATGGTAAACGAGGTCGACATCCAACTCGAGATGGCCCATCAGACGCCCGGTGCCTACGAGGCGGCCCTGTTCGACCGGTTCGTCGAGGTGATGCGGACCGCAGACGAGTACGACCGAGTCGTCTTCGATACCTCGCCGACCGGTTCGACGCTCAGGCTGCTCGCGTTGCCGGACCTCCTCGAGCGCTGGATCGACCGGCTGATGGACAAGCGCGAACGCAGCATCGATCTCTTCGAGAAGGCCGCGATCGGCAACAACGAGCCCCGGCGGGTGATGGACGGCGATCCGATCCTCGCACGCCTGCGAGAGCGCAAGGAGCGCTTCGAGTTCGCCGGGGAGACCTTGCGCGAGAACGCGGCCTTCTACCTCGTACTGAACCCAGATACACTCTCGATCCGCGAGACCAGACGGTCGGTCGAGCAGTTGGCCGAGGCGGATCTCCCCGTCAGGGGACTGGTCGTCAACCGGCTCACCCCCGAACCGGACCCGGACGAGGACGGCCGCGGCGCGACGTACCTCCGTCAGCGCGTCGCGACCGAGCGCGATCGCCTCGAGCGGATCGAACGGGAGTTCGACGTTCCGGTCGCCGCGACGATCGAGAGCCGCGTCGAGGAGGTTCGCGGGAGCCTGCTGGAAGATGTCGCGGTCGAACTCGAGATTCCGGTCGGTGACGACGACCGGCTTTCGGCGGCGTGA
- a CDS encoding carbon starvation CstA family protein, with protein MAGVIWIVALVLVLFSVAYVGYGRYLQQFVDLDDSRETPAHKYQDGQEYVPAKKPVLLGHHYSSIAGGAPIVGPITAALVWGWVPAVLWVAIGNPLLGAVHDFVSLSSSLRHEGKSIGYIIGEYVGERGKNMLLWFAFLLTILVVAVFALVIGIVFNSFPQAATASLVYVALAFVFGVWLYQLNLPFSVGTVVFVAGIFASVWVGIQYPIALFGSSFENAPDTIVLFGETAPSFVPELGFNPNVGAWVLVMLVYGGMASVLPVWMLLQPRDYLSSFLLYTGVGGALLAVIVGTFITDTSQPLTFQIDAWYGAMGSNNAAYDLMPLFPLLFITIACGTISGFHSLVSSGTTAKQLDKETDARLIGYGGMLGEGLLATVALCTIGVAGIASASGGIGLALPNFATGGGVILTAFGIPESYGAPFMALVLASFLLTSMDTAVRLSRYLVEELVGTPQTTVQEYGANRYVNTSVVVVAAFVLLGSGSWEDLWLLFGGANQLLAGLALLTGTVWLANWNKNKQLISTGVPLALMAFITVLGLLWVAFYQVLYVRLISGSPGIWTWISGGGQIVINLTLIALALALLRIGYGNISSTRGVGGEAVAADGGEPSESDD; from the coding sequence ATGGCAGGAGTAATATGGATCGTCGCACTGGTGTTGGTACTGTTTTCGGTCGCGTACGTGGGGTACGGACGGTATCTGCAACAGTTCGTCGATCTCGACGACAGCCGAGAGACACCGGCACACAAGTATCAGGACGGACAGGAGTACGTCCCGGCGAAGAAGCCGGTATTACTGGGGCATCACTACTCGAGTATCGCGGGCGGCGCGCCGATCGTCGGCCCGATCACCGCGGCGCTGGTCTGGGGATGGGTCCCGGCGGTGCTGTGGGTCGCGATCGGGAATCCGCTGCTGGGCGCGGTCCACGACTTCGTCTCGCTGTCGAGTAGCCTCCGCCACGAGGGGAAGTCGATCGGCTACATCATCGGGGAGTACGTCGGCGAACGCGGCAAGAACATGCTGCTGTGGTTCGCGTTCCTGTTGACGATCCTCGTCGTCGCCGTCTTCGCGCTGGTCATCGGGATCGTGTTCAACAGCTTTCCGCAGGCGGCGACCGCGAGCCTGGTCTACGTCGCACTCGCGTTCGTCTTCGGCGTCTGGCTGTACCAGCTGAACCTCCCGTTCTCGGTCGGGACGGTCGTCTTCGTGGCCGGCATCTTCGCGTCGGTCTGGGTCGGTATCCAGTACCCGATCGCGCTGTTTGGCTCGAGCTTCGAGAACGCGCCGGATACGATCGTGCTGTTCGGAGAGACCGCACCGTCGTTCGTTCCGGAACTCGGCTTCAACCCGAACGTCGGGGCGTGGGTCCTCGTGATGCTCGTTTACGGGGGGATGGCGAGCGTCCTACCGGTCTGGATGCTGCTTCAGCCCCGTGATTACCTGTCGTCGTTTCTGCTGTACACCGGGGTCGGCGGTGCGCTGCTGGCGGTCATCGTCGGGACGTTCATCACCGACACCAGTCAGCCGTTGACCTTCCAGATCGACGCGTGGTACGGAGCGATGGGCAGTAACAACGCGGCCTACGATCTGATGCCGCTGTTCCCGCTGCTGTTTATTACGATCGCGTGCGGGACGATCAGCGGCTTCCACTCGCTGGTCTCCTCTGGGACCACCGCGAAACAGCTCGATAAGGAGACCGACGCTCGCCTGATCGGCTACGGCGGGATGCTCGGCGAGGGGCTGCTGGCGACGGTTGCCCTCTGTACGATCGGCGTCGCCGGCATCGCGAGCGCGTCCGGCGGGATCGGGCTCGCCCTGCCGAACTTCGCGACCGGCGGCGGCGTTATTCTCACCGCGTTCGGCATTCCCGAGAGCTACGGTGCGCCCTTCATGGCGCTGGTACTCGCCAGCTTCCTCCTGACGAGCATGGACACCGCGGTCCGACTCAGCCGGTATCTCGTCGAGGAACTCGTCGGAACGCCCCAGACCACCGTTCAGGAGTACGGTGCGAACCGGTATGTCAACACGAGCGTCGTCGTCGTCGCCGCCTTCGTCCTCCTGGGCTCCGGGAGCTGGGAGGACCTCTGGTTGCTGTTCGGCGGTGCGAACCAGCTGCTCGCCGGACTCGCACTGCTGACCGGAACGGTCTGGCTCGCCAACTGGAACAAGAACAAACAGCTGATCAGCACGGGCGTCCCGCTGGCCCTGATGGCGTTTATCACGGTCCTCGGGCTCCTGTGGGTCGCGTTCTATCAGGTACTGTACGTTCGACTCATCTCGGGTAGCCCCGGCATTTGGACCTGGATCTCCGGCGGTGGCCAGATCGTCATCAATCTGACGCTGATCGCGCTGGCCTTGGCCCTGCTTCGAATCGGCTACGGAAACATCAGCTCCACTCGCGGTGTCGGTGGCGAGGCCGTCGCGGCTGACGGCGGCGAACCGTCGGAGTCGGACGACTAA
- a CDS encoding redox-regulated ATPase YchF, whose product MSTSYRIGLVGKPSVGKSSFFNAATMNDVPEGAYPFTTIDPSVGEAYVRVDCAAPEFDEECTPNVGYCDDGTRFVPTKLVDVAGLIPGAHEGNGLGNQFLTDLNETDVLVHVVDFSGKTDAEGEPTEGHDPRDDIDFLEVELDQWYLDVLEKGIERYETGYTTEDDAIEEELAEQMSAFKTSDDEIKRLIRRVDVGFEPEAWDDEDELELAREIRKETKPMVIAANKMDTPEAQENYEAITSDPDYDHLTIVPCSAHAEKALKSADQAGVVDYRPGDADFDITGDVSGEQEQGLEQIRDFLEEFGATGVQAALETALFDVLGVTPVFPGGANGLGNERGEVLPDCYLIPPNSTAEDFAYSLHSDIGDGFLHAIDCRTNRQLGKDYEVESRDIIEVITTN is encoded by the coding sequence ATGAGTACGAGTTACCGCATCGGACTCGTCGGCAAACCCTCGGTCGGCAAGTCCTCCTTTTTCAACGCGGCCACGATGAACGACGTGCCAGAGGGAGCCTACCCGTTCACGACGATCGATCCCAGCGTGGGCGAGGCCTACGTCCGCGTCGACTGTGCGGCCCCGGAGTTCGACGAGGAATGCACGCCCAACGTGGGCTACTGCGACGATGGCACTCGCTTCGTCCCGACGAAACTCGTCGACGTGGCTGGGCTCATCCCCGGCGCACACGAGGGCAACGGACTGGGCAACCAGTTTCTGACCGACCTGAACGAGACCGACGTCCTCGTCCACGTCGTCGACTTCTCCGGCAAAACCGACGCCGAGGGAGAACCAACCGAGGGCCACGACCCCCGCGACGATATCGACTTCCTCGAGGTGGAACTCGACCAGTGGTATCTCGACGTCCTCGAGAAGGGAATCGAGCGATACGAGACGGGCTACACGACCGAGGACGACGCCATCGAAGAGGAACTCGCCGAGCAGATGAGCGCGTTCAAGACCAGCGACGACGAGATCAAGCGGCTGATCCGACGGGTCGACGTCGGTTTCGAGCCCGAGGCGTGGGACGACGAGGACGAACTCGAACTGGCCCGCGAGATCCGCAAGGAGACCAAGCCGATGGTCATCGCGGCCAACAAGATGGACACGCCCGAGGCACAGGAAAACTACGAGGCGATCACGAGCGATCCCGACTACGATCACCTGACGATCGTTCCCTGTAGCGCCCACGCGGAGAAGGCGCTGAAGTCAGCCGACCAGGCCGGCGTCGTCGACTACCGGCCCGGGGACGCCGACTTCGACATTACCGGCGACGTCTCCGGCGAGCAAGAGCAGGGTCTAGAGCAGATCCGGGACTTCCTCGAGGAGTTCGGCGCGACGGGCGTCCAGGCGGCGCTCGAGACCGCCCTCTTCGACGTGCTGGGTGTGACACCGGTGTTCCCCGGCGGCGCGAACGGACTGGGAAACGAACGCGGCGAAGTGTTGCCCGACTGTTATCTGATCCCACCGAACTCGACCGCGGAGGACTTCGCCTACAGCCTCCACTCGGACATCGGGGATGGCTTCCTGCACGCGATCGACTGCCGGACGAACCGCCAGCTCGGGAAGGACTACGAGGTCGAGTCCCGGGACATCATCGAGGTCATCACGACGAACTAG
- a CDS encoding pyridoxal-phosphate-dependent aminotransferase family protein, whose translation MSDDRLRMTPGPTAVPAAVRDRMAEPTPNPDVEPEFFEFYRKLTDDLGAIYGDDDVVILGGEGILGLEAAVASLVEPGDRALCIANGPYGEGFADFVETYDGEAVVCDSSWRDPIDLEAVESRLEEGSFDVATMVHCETPTGVLNDLEPVLDLLEDHGTISVVDAVSSLGGTAVPTDRIDVCLGASQKCFSAPPGLTVASVSDRAWATIESFETRGFYTDLEPWRDAADEEWFPYTHLSANLYGLGAAIDLLLEEGLETVFERHERAARRCRERAADLGLSVYPDDARPSPTVTALEVPGRAEELQRTLADDHDVVLATGLGDLAADVLRVGHMGHNARVDRVERTMDALETVLESS comes from the coding sequence ATGAGCGACGACCGACTCCGCATGACGCCGGGGCCGACCGCGGTGCCGGCCGCCGTCCGCGATCGGATGGCCGAACCGACGCCCAACCCCGACGTCGAGCCCGAATTCTTCGAGTTCTACCGGAAGTTGACCGACGACCTCGGGGCGATCTACGGCGACGACGACGTCGTGATCCTCGGCGGCGAGGGCATCCTCGGCCTCGAGGCCGCGGTCGCCTCGCTCGTCGAACCCGGAGATCGGGCGCTGTGTATCGCCAACGGCCCGTACGGCGAGGGCTTCGCGGACTTCGTGGAAACATACGACGGCGAGGCCGTCGTCTGTGACTCCTCGTGGCGCGACCCGATCGATCTGGAGGCCGTCGAGTCCCGCCTCGAGGAGGGCTCGTTCGACGTGGCGACGATGGTCCACTGCGAGACGCCGACCGGCGTCCTGAACGACCTCGAGCCGGTGCTGGACCTGCTCGAGGACCACGGCACCATCAGCGTCGTCGACGCCGTCTCCTCGCTCGGCGGCACGGCGGTGCCGACCGACCGGATCGACGTTTGCCTCGGGGCCTCCCAGAAGTGTTTCAGCGCGCCGCCGGGCCTGACCGTCGCCTCGGTCAGCGACCGCGCCTGGGCGACGATCGAATCGTTCGAGACCCGCGGCTTCTACACCGACCTCGAGCCCTGGCGCGACGCCGCCGACGAGGAGTGGTTCCCCTACACGCACCTGTCCGCGAACCTCTACGGGCTCGGCGCTGCGATCGACCTGCTGCTCGAGGAGGGCCTCGAGACCGTCTTCGAGCGCCACGAGCGGGCCGCACGGCGGTGTCGCGAGCGGGCCGCCGACCTCGGGCTGTCGGTCTACCCCGACGACGCCCGACCGTCGCCGACCGTGACCGCGCTCGAGGTCCCCGGTCGGGCCGAGGAACTGCAACGGACGCTAGCCGACGATCACGATGTCGTCCTCGCGACCGGTCTCGGCGACCTCGCCGCCGACGTCCTCCGAGTCGGCCACATGGGACACAACGCCCGGGTCGACCGGGTCGAGCGAACGATGGACGCGCTCGAAACCGTCCTCGAGTCGTCCTGA
- a CDS encoding sensor histidine kinase, translating to MADSKGDDERPADLHQKLVEQSGDIATIIDPDGTITYVSPSVKRILGYEPEDLIGDRGYEYVHPDDRAANARAVERAQDRPDSSHVVEVRFRRADGTWCWIESTLRARLDDPVIGGILATSRDITERKTQAQSYRKLADEYETLLDNVEDAIFLLDVRSTEDGKSFVFERLSPSYEEQTGFTTQHVRGKTPREVFGAERGAELEANYRRCLRAREPISYGEELPVAEDAHFWDTVLAPVIIDGEITRIVGITRNVTERVRRERQLERQNDRLQEFASVVSHDLRNPLNVAQGRMDLLSDAVESEHLEPTKQALERMEEIIQDTLTLAKQGQVVSDMEAIDLGALSSSCWQTVATDDATLVIGDQLTIRGDRSRLRHLFENLFRNAVEHGGTAVSVRVGRFGDHGIYVEDDGRGIPVESRDAVLEPGQTSAADGTGFGLTIVNRIAEAHGWTLRIRDSADGGARFEFQDVDIVEQWG from the coding sequence ATGGCCGATTCGAAGGGGGACGACGAACGACCCGCCGACCTTCATCAAAAACTCGTCGAGCAGTCCGGAGATATCGCGACGATAATCGATCCTGACGGGACGATCACGTACGTGAGCCCGTCGGTCAAGCGTATCCTCGGCTACGAGCCCGAAGATTTGATCGGAGACCGTGGCTACGAGTACGTCCATCCGGACGATAGAGCCGCAAACGCCCGCGCGGTCGAACGCGCCCAGGACCGGCCCGATTCGTCACACGTGGTTGAGGTCCGGTTCCGCCGCGCCGATGGCACGTGGTGCTGGATCGAGTCCACGCTGCGCGCTCGACTCGATGATCCGGTGATCGGCGGCATCCTCGCCACGAGCCGAGACATCACCGAGCGGAAAACTCAGGCCCAGTCGTATCGGAAACTCGCCGATGAGTACGAGACCCTCCTCGATAACGTCGAAGACGCGATATTCCTCCTCGACGTCCGATCTACGGAGGACGGCAAGTCGTTCGTGTTCGAGCGTTTGAGCCCGTCGTACGAGGAACAGACCGGATTCACGACCCAACACGTGCGGGGAAAAACCCCGCGTGAGGTGTTCGGAGCGGAACGCGGGGCCGAACTCGAGGCGAACTATCGTCGGTGTTTGCGGGCTCGTGAACCGATCTCGTATGGCGAAGAACTGCCCGTGGCCGAGGACGCACACTTCTGGGACACGGTACTCGCGCCAGTGATCATCGATGGCGAGATAACCCGGATCGTCGGTATCACGCGGAACGTCACTGAGCGTGTCAGACGAGAGCGGCAACTCGAACGGCAAAACGATCGGTTACAGGAGTTTGCGAGCGTAGTCTCTCACGATTTGCGAAACCCGCTCAACGTCGCACAGGGTCGGATGGATCTCCTGAGTGACGCCGTCGAAAGCGAACACCTCGAGCCGACGAAGCAGGCGCTCGAGCGGATGGAGGAGATCATTCAAGATACGCTCACGCTTGCCAAGCAAGGGCAGGTCGTCTCCGATATGGAGGCGATCGATCTCGGCGCGTTGAGCAGTAGTTGCTGGCAGACGGTTGCCACGGACGACGCGACACTCGTGATCGGAGACCAGTTGACGATCCGTGGGGACCGGAGTCGATTACGACACCTCTTCGAGAACCTGTTCCGGAACGCGGTCGAACACGGGGGAACAGCGGTATCCGTTCGCGTCGGCCGGTTCGGTGACCACGGTATCTACGTCGAAGACGACGGACGGGGAATCCCGGTAGAATCTCGTGATGCCGTTCTCGAACCGGGACAGACGTCCGCGGCTGATGGGACGGGGTTCGGCCTCACGATCGTCAACCGCATCGCGGAAGCCCACGGCTGGACGCTTCGGATCAGGGACAGTGCCGACGGCGGAGCCCGATTCGAATTTCAGGACGTCGACATCGTCGAGCAGTGGGGCTGA
- a CDS encoding class I SAM-dependent methyltransferase — MGERRIDHPLFAALYDRCMPDRLLVGPHREYLAADCSGRVLDLGAGTGAMIPYVAAAGDDDLEYHAVEPDPNMRRRAAATADRSPLRTYVRGDRAESLPYVDDAFETVISSLVFCTIGEPDRALDEVARVLEPGGELRFLEHVRNDGWRARVQDRLNPVWERAAGGCHLTRETVERFVGHDAFDVLEVDRTRLGVVPATPIVRGRLRRRREP; from the coding sequence ATGGGCGAGCGACGGATCGATCATCCCCTCTTTGCGGCCCTCTACGACCGGTGCATGCCGGACCGGTTGCTGGTCGGGCCCCACCGCGAGTACCTCGCGGCCGACTGCTCGGGGCGGGTCCTCGATCTGGGGGCGGGGACGGGCGCGATGATTCCCTACGTCGCCGCGGCCGGTGACGACGACCTCGAGTACCACGCCGTCGAGCCGGACCCGAACATGCGCCGGCGGGCGGCGGCGACGGCCGACCGGTCGCCCCTGCGGACCTACGTTCGAGGCGACCGCGCGGAGTCGCTGCCGTACGTCGACGACGCGTTCGAGACCGTGATCTCGAGTCTGGTTTTCTGTACGATCGGGGAGCCGGATCGAGCGCTGGACGAGGTCGCCCGCGTGCTGGAGCCGGGCGGGGAACTGCGATTTCTCGAACACGTCCGCAACGACGGCTGGCGCGCGCGGGTACAGGACCGGCTGAACCCGGTCTGGGAACGCGCCGCCGGCGGCTGTCACCTGACCCGCGAGACCGTCGAGCGGTTCGTCGGCCACGACGCGTTCGACGTCCTCGAGGTCGACCGCACCCGACTCGGCGTCGTTCCGGCGACGCCGATCGTCCGGGGCCGGCTCCGACGACGGCGGGAGCCCTGA
- a CDS encoding ADP-dependent NAD(P)H-hydrate dehydratase yields MGRLQQPLSNASDETGRDNGRVGIVGGSVAYPNQPALVGRAALRTGSDHVRAVVPEPTDEAVAGHLPNLLVDRSGHEASSDGAIERTLEVAEWADAVVIGPGLVDADPDAVREAVDRIEAPIVVDALAIEPALEADLSNAILPASGAEDDPSYEASGSLAAVSEATGAVVTLTGEVDEIVAAGERIENETATSAMTVAGTGDTMAGITASLLGQGTDRREAAELGAWILGKTGGLATAAYGLGVVATDVIERIPKAIR; encoded by the coding sequence ATGGGCCGCCTCCAGCAACCGCTCTCGAACGCCAGCGACGAGACGGGACGGGACAACGGCCGCGTCGGCATCGTCGGCGGCAGCGTCGCGTATCCGAACCAGCCCGCGCTGGTCGGGCGCGCGGCGCTGCGGACCGGCTCCGACCACGTCCGGGCGGTCGTCCCCGAACCGACCGACGAGGCCGTCGCGGGCCACTTGCCGAACCTGCTCGTCGACCGCTCCGGACACGAAGCCTCCTCGGACGGCGCGATCGAACGGACGCTCGAGGTAGCCGAGTGGGCCGATGCCGTCGTGATCGGCCCCGGTCTCGTCGACGCAGATCCCGACGCCGTCCGCGAAGCCGTCGACCGCATCGAGGCTCCGATCGTCGTCGACGCGCTGGCGATCGAGCCAGCCCTCGAGGCGGACCTCTCGAACGCGATCCTACCTGCCAGCGGTGCCGAGGACGACCCGAGCTACGAGGCTTCCGGTTCGCTCGCGGCCGTCTCGGAGGCGACCGGCGCCGTCGTCACGCTCACGGGCGAGGTCGACGAGATCGTCGCCGCCGGCGAGCGGATCGAAAACGAGACCGCCACGTCGGCCATGACCGTCGCCGGCACCGGCGATACGATGGCCGGAATCACGGCCTCGCTGCTCGGGCAGGGGACCGACCGCCGAGAGGCCGCCGAGTTGGGCGCGTGGATCCTCGGCAAGACCGGCGGACTCGCGACCGCGGCGTACGGCCTCGGCGTCGTCGCGACCGACGTCATCGAGCGCATCCCGAAGGCGATCCGGTAG
- a CDS encoding phosphoribosyltransferase: MFEDRTDAGDRLAAALEERGLAVDVVLGIPRGALPVARPVADALGADVDVVVARKLGAPENPEVALGAVASDGSVWYNDGLLERLDPDEEYLEEIRAEEAANAREKADRYREGDGLPDLEGKRVLVVDDGVATGATATACLRQVREAGPEWVGLAVPVGSPRALDDLEREADDLIALETPADFRAVGQYYRTFGQVSDEEALEYLE, encoded by the coding sequence ATGTTCGAGGACAGAACCGACGCCGGCGACCGCCTCGCCGCAGCGCTCGAAGAGCGGGGACTCGCGGTCGACGTCGTCCTCGGGATTCCCCGCGGTGCCTTGCCCGTCGCGCGGCCGGTCGCCGACGCGCTCGGGGCCGACGTAGACGTCGTCGTCGCCCGCAAACTGGGTGCGCCGGAAAACCCCGAGGTTGCACTGGGGGCGGTCGCCAGCGACGGCAGCGTCTGGTACAACGACGGCCTGCTCGAGCGGCTCGATCCCGACGAAGAATACCTCGAGGAGATCCGCGCTGAGGAAGCCGCGAACGCCCGCGAGAAGGCCGACCGCTACCGCGAGGGCGACGGGCTGCCCGATCTGGAGGGAAAACGCGTGCTGGTCGTCGACGACGGCGTCGCGACCGGCGCGACCGCGACCGCTTGCCTCCGGCAGGTCCGCGAGGCCGGCCCGGAGTGGGTCGGACTCGCCGTCCCCGTGGGCTCCCCGCGAGCGCTCGACGACCTCGAGCGGGAAGCCGACGACCTCATCGCACTGGAGACGCCGGCCGACTTTCGCGCCGTCGGCCAGTACTACCGGACTTTCGGGCAGGTCAGCGACGAGGAGGCGCTCGAATACCTCGAGTGA
- the gdhB gene encoding glutamate dehydrogenase GdhB: MASQNRSSPSNREATGESTESETALETARRQLDRAAARLDVDDAALERLRHPASVHEVTVPLERDDGSVEVFTGYRAQHDSVRGPFKGGLRYHPDVTRDECVGLSMWMTWKCAVMDLPFGGAKGGIVVDPKRLSDDETERLTRRFAQELRDVIGPKSDIPAPDMGTDPQAMAWLMDAYSMQEGETIPGVVTGKPPVIGGSYGREEAPGRSVAIVTRETCEYYDYPLSETTVAVQGFGSVGANAARLLADWGATVIAVSDVNGGVYDPDGIDVAAIPSHDEEPEAVTRFAAGLTEDDGPRRLSNEDLLELDVDVLIPAAVGNVITADNADAIAADIVVEGANGPTTFAADAILEERDVPVIPDILANAGGVTVSYFEWLQDINRRQWSLERVNEELESEMIRAWAALKDEVERADISWRDAAYAVALDRVAEAHEARGLWP; encoded by the coding sequence ATGGCATCGCAAAACCGTTCTTCGCCCTCGAACCGGGAAGCGACGGGTGAATCGACCGAGTCGGAAACCGCACTCGAGACGGCGCGCCGGCAACTCGACCGCGCCGCCGCCCGACTGGACGTCGATGACGCGGCCCTCGAGCGGCTGCGCCACCCCGCGTCGGTCCACGAGGTAACGGTCCCCCTCGAGCGCGACGACGGCTCGGTCGAGGTCTTCACCGGTTACCGGGCCCAACACGACAGCGTTCGCGGCCCCTTCAAGGGCGGCCTGCGCTACCATCCCGACGTGACCCGCGACGAGTGCGTCGGTCTCTCGATGTGGATGACCTGGAAGTGCGCGGTGATGGACCTGCCCTTCGGCGGCGCGAAAGGCGGGATCGTTGTCGATCCCAAGCGGCTGAGCGACGACGAGACCGAACGGCTCACGCGCCGGTTCGCACAGGAACTGCGCGACGTGATCGGGCCGAAGTCGGACATCCCCGCGCCGGACATGGGGACCGACCCGCAGGCGATGGCCTGGCTCATGGACGCCTACAGCATGCAGGAAGGCGAGACCATCCCCGGCGTCGTCACCGGCAAACCGCCCGTCATCGGCGGGAGTTACGGCCGCGAGGAAGCGCCGGGGCGAAGCGTCGCCATCGTCACCCGGGAGACCTGCGAGTACTACGACTACCCCCTCTCCGAGACGACGGTCGCCGTCCAGGGCTTCGGCAGCGTCGGTGCCAACGCCGCCCGCCTGCTCGCCGACTGGGGCGCGACCGTCATCGCCGTCAGCGACGTCAACGGCGGGGTCTACGACCCGGACGGGATCGACGTCGCGGCGATCCCCTCCCACGACGAGGAGCCCGAAGCCGTCACCCGGTTCGCGGCCGGTCTCACCGAAGACGACGGTCCGCGCCGGCTTTCGAACGAGGACCTGCTCGAGCTCGACGTCGACGTCCTGATCCCGGCCGCGGTCGGCAACGTCATCACCGCCGACAACGCCGACGCGATCGCCGCGGACATCGTCGTCGAGGGGGCCAACGGCCCGACGACGTTCGCGGCCGACGCCATCCTCGAGGAGCGGGACGTGCCGGTGATCCCGGACATCCTCGCGAACGCGGGCGGCGTCACCGTCTCCTACTTCGAGTGGCTCCAGGACATCAACCGCCGCCAGTGGTCCCTCGAGCGCGTCAACGAGGAACTCGAGTCCGAGATGATCCGGGCCTGGGCCGCGCTGAAAGACGAGGTCGAACGGGCGGACATCTCGTGGCGCGACGCCGCCTACGCCGTCGCGCTCGATCGGGTCGCCGAGGCCCACGAGGCGCGCGGCCTGTGGCCGTGA
- a CDS encoding rubrerythrin-like domain-containing protein, whose translation MQHKDAELDPKTESTYECFECGTVVRAAAPDACPECGAEMRNRRTPME comes from the coding sequence ATGCAACACAAAGACGCCGAACTCGACCCCAAGACGGAATCGACCTACGAGTGTTTCGAATGCGGGACCGTCGTCCGCGCCGCCGCACCGGACGCCTGCCCCGAGTGCGGGGCCGAAATGCGAAATCGGCGCACACCGATGGAGTAA